Part of the Salinimonas iocasae genome, TTAAACTGGTAGAGGTTTATGTCGGAATTTAAGCACATCAGTGTGCAGGACGTAGCTGAGAATATGTCCGCTTACCGGGTCGTGGATATTCGCGACCCGCAGTCGTTCGCCGCAGGCCATATGCCAAAGGCAACACAACTCAATAACGATAACTTTGCTCAGTTTCTCGAGCAGACTGATAATGAGCAGGCGGTCGTCGTGGTTTGTTATCACGGTATAAGCAGCCA contains:
- the glpE gene encoding thiosulfate sulfurtransferase GlpE encodes the protein MSEFKHISVQDVAENMSAYRVVDIRDPQSFAAGHMPKATQLNNDNFAQFLEQTDNEQAVVVVCYHGISSQQAATVIANQGFKDVYSMDGGFEAWKQTQPVVTE